One Streptomyces drozdowiczii DNA segment encodes these proteins:
- the nudC gene encoding NAD(+) diphosphatase, producing the protein MSTFDNATTDRPIGLTAPSGIDRAAHHRLDEAWLSAAWSHPTTRVFVVSGGQVLIDDTDDGTELVMTPAFEAPVTETHRYFLGTDADGVSYFALQKDTLPGRMDQSARPAGLREAGMLLGPRDAALMVHAVALENWQRLHRFCSRCGERTVIAAAGHIRRCPACGAEHYPRTDPAVIMLVTDDQDRALLGRQVHWPEGRFSTLAGFVEPGESIEQSVAREVFEEAGITVGEVEYVASQPWPFPSSLMLGFMARAATFDINVDGEEIEEARWFSREELTAAFESGEILPPFGISIASRLIELWYGKPLPKPVRAGV; encoded by the coding sequence GTGAGCACCTTCGACAACGCCACCACGGACCGGCCCATCGGTCTGACCGCGCCGAGCGGCATCGACCGCGCCGCGCACCACCGCCTTGACGAGGCGTGGCTGTCCGCCGCGTGGAGCCACCCGACGACCCGGGTCTTCGTCGTCTCCGGGGGCCAGGTGCTGATCGACGACACCGACGACGGCACCGAACTCGTGATGACGCCCGCCTTCGAGGCCCCCGTCACCGAGACCCACCGCTACTTCCTCGGCACCGACGCGGACGGCGTCAGCTACTTCGCCCTGCAGAAGGACACCCTGCCCGGCCGCATGGACCAGTCGGCCCGTCCGGCGGGGCTGCGCGAGGCGGGGATGCTGCTCGGCCCGCGCGACGCCGCCCTGATGGTGCACGCGGTGGCCCTGGAGAACTGGCAGCGGCTGCACCGCTTCTGCTCCCGCTGCGGCGAGCGCACGGTGATCGCGGCGGCCGGACACATCCGCCGCTGCCCGGCGTGCGGCGCCGAGCACTACCCGCGCACCGACCCGGCGGTCATCATGCTCGTCACGGACGACCAGGACCGGGCGCTGCTCGGCCGCCAGGTGCACTGGCCCGAGGGCCGCTTCTCGACGCTCGCCGGGTTCGTGGAGCCGGGCGAGTCGATCGAGCAGTCCGTGGCCCGCGAGGTCTTCGAGGAGGCCGGCATCACGGTCGGCGAGGTCGAGTACGTCGCCAGCCAGCCCTGGCCGTTCCCGTCCAGCCTGATGCTGGGCTTCATGGCCCGCGCCGCGACGTTCGACATCAACGTGGACGGCGAGGAGATCGAGGAGGCGCGCTGGTTCTCCCGCGAGGAGCTGACCGCCGCCTTCGAGTCGGGCGAGATCCTGCCCCCGTTCGGCATCTCGATCGCCTCCCGGCTGATCGAGCTCTGGTACGGCAAGCCGCTCCCGAAGCCGGTGCGCGCGGGCGTCTGA
- a CDS encoding dipeptidase encodes MSDTPDSAVRTYTEQHRTAFLDDLAEWLRIPSVSAQPEHEGDVRRSAEWLSAKLKETGFPVTEVWETDGAPAVFAEWPSDDPSAPTVLVYGHHDVQPAAREDGWSTEPFEPVIRDGRMYGRGAADDKGQVFFHTLGVRAHLAATGRTAPAVHLKLIVEGEEESGSPHFRDLVERHADRLAADAVIVSDTGMWNETTPTVCTGMRGLAECEIEFHGPGQDIHSGSFGGAVPNPATEIARLVAALHDADGKVAVPGFYDGVAPLTDTERALYAELPFDEADWLHTARSRAASGEAGYSTLERIWARPTAEVNGIGGGYQGAGSKTIIPSSARAKISFRLVAGQDPDHIEKAVRAWAEARVPAGISHRITFLPATRPCLTPLDHPALRAVAGAMGRAFGQKVLFTREGGSGPAADLQDVLGAPVLFLGISVPSDGWHAPDEKVELDLLFKGVETAAHLWTDLAAALR; translated from the coding sequence ATGAGCGACACCCCGGACAGCGCCGTCCGCACGTACACCGAGCAGCACCGCACGGCCTTCCTCGACGACCTCGCCGAGTGGCTGCGCATCCCCTCCGTATCCGCTCAGCCGGAGCACGAGGGCGACGTACGGCGCAGCGCCGAGTGGCTGTCGGCCAAGCTGAAGGAGACCGGATTCCCGGTCACCGAGGTCTGGGAGACCGACGGCGCACCCGCCGTCTTCGCCGAGTGGCCCTCCGACGACCCGTCGGCGCCCACCGTCCTGGTCTACGGACACCACGACGTCCAGCCCGCCGCCCGCGAGGACGGCTGGAGCACCGAGCCGTTCGAGCCGGTGATCCGCGACGGCCGGATGTACGGACGCGGCGCGGCCGACGACAAGGGGCAGGTGTTCTTCCACACCCTCGGCGTCCGGGCCCACCTCGCCGCCACCGGACGCACCGCCCCCGCCGTGCACCTCAAGCTGATCGTGGAGGGCGAGGAGGAGTCCGGCTCCCCGCACTTCCGCGACCTGGTCGAGCGCCACGCCGACCGCCTCGCCGCCGACGCCGTGATCGTCTCGGACACCGGCATGTGGAACGAGACCACGCCGACCGTCTGCACCGGGATGCGCGGCCTCGCCGAGTGCGAGATCGAGTTCCACGGGCCCGGGCAGGACATCCACTCCGGCTCCTTCGGCGGCGCCGTCCCCAACCCGGCCACCGAGATCGCCCGCCTCGTCGCCGCGCTCCACGACGCGGACGGGAAGGTCGCGGTCCCCGGCTTCTACGACGGCGTGGCCCCGCTCACGGACACCGAGCGCGCGCTTTACGCCGAGCTGCCCTTCGACGAGGCCGACTGGCTGCACACCGCCAGGTCCCGGGCGGCCTCCGGGGAGGCCGGGTATTCGACGCTGGAACGGATCTGGGCCCGCCCGACCGCCGAGGTCAACGGCATCGGCGGCGGCTACCAGGGCGCCGGAAGCAAGACGATCATCCCCTCGTCCGCCCGCGCGAAGATCAGCTTCCGCCTGGTGGCGGGCCAGGACCCGGACCACATCGAGAAGGCCGTACGGGCCTGGGCCGAGGCCCGGGTCCCGGCGGGGATCAGCCACCGGATCACCTTCCTCCCCGCCACCCGGCCCTGCCTGACGCCCCTGGACCACCCGGCGCTGCGGGCCGTGGCCGGCGCCATGGGCCGGGCGTTCGGCCAGAAGGTCCTCTTCACCCGCGAAGGGGGCTCCGGACCCGCCGCCGACCTCCAGGACGTGCTCGGCGCGCCGGTCCTCTTCCTCGGCATCTCCGTACCGTCCGACGGCTGGCACGCCCCCGACGAGAAGGTCGAGCTGGACCTCCTCTTCAAGGGCGTCGAGACCGCCGCCCACCTCTGGACCGACCTGGCGGCCGCCCTCCGCTGA